Genomic DNA from Molothrus aeneus isolate 106 chromosome Z, BPBGC_Maene_1.0, whole genome shotgun sequence:
GAGTCTGAACACAGAAGGCAGCAGGGGATTCTGGAAAAGCCTGAGCCTCTCCTACAGCATATGCTAGCGCAAAGTGAGGGAACACCAAGATACCCTCCTATGCAGAAAGCTGCTCACTTGCATTAGTAAAGTCTGAGATGCACTCTTTAGTCtgggtgaaaaaaataatttattccatTGGCTTCTTTGAGCAGATGGCCAACCAGAACagcaaaaaggggaaaaatttcCACAACGTGGGATAAAAAAGGTCCGAGGTTTTAGGCAGTTTATGAAGAGATTATAAGCTACCCTAACAAGCATACTTAGAAACCATATTTCATCTGGAGAACAGACAGATTTAGTTCATTTTGAATAACTAGCCTCCATTTcctctcagcatctctgcagcccTCAGTGTAATGTCACCCTGCAACAGCCATGCTGCAGAACAGCCTATACAAACTCCAGTTGTGCAAGCCAATACCTGGGACGGGCAGTGAAGAAACAGACCAATTTTTGCTCCGAGCACTGCTGAAAACTACCATTCAaacacaaatgcatttttaaaaactcctGCACTTTGGATTTGATGGGCAATACCCCTAAGGAATCCATCCCTGGGCTCCAGTTAGTACAGCTTAAAATTACCATATCCCTCTATGTAAAAACAGTGTCATTAGActtgtacttttaaaaaatatgatcAGCCCAGGCCAGGGCCAGGCTCTCCAGATAAAGTAGTAGCTTATctcttataaatatttttcatagctTTTAATTACAAGTAGTCCTCACTCCAGGTAATGTAACTAACACAAAGTACCTGCACACATGCAGCCCCAAGACTTTCACAGAAAGCTCAGGAGCAACCACTCTATAAGAAAGAAATCCTACCTCACAGCAAAGTAGAGGAGGGGACACATGGCCAAGCCAGCCTAAATGGAGGGAAGAGTCATTTGgagaaaatacaataaaaaaggATTTCAAAACCCCTCCATATAAAGGATCAAGGAGGTTAAAGCAAAAAACTAGTTCAAAAAGATGTACAAAACTGTTGGAGACCAACAGAAAACTCTGCCAAAAAATAACGTGTTTAAATCAGGAATCAATGGCATCACACAATtttgttgtttaaaaaatgaaaagaaaagtggaAATCTGTGTAAAGATCAGCATCATAATGATCAGTATCATTAGCTCCAGAGACCGGCATAATTCCCATGAAGTCCTGATGGAAGAGGGCCTCCTGCCACAAACAGTTTCATTCCAGACGAGTCGTAGCAGTGGGTGTAAACAGCATTTGGGAAGTAATTTAtgtcagaaaaataattcctcCAGGTTTCATCATGGTTCTGTTAAGGGAAAGTTTAGATTGTTATTgttgccaaaaaaacccaaaaccctgTTTCACAAAAGCATTAGGTAGCTTCTAGAGCCTAAAAAGGGGTATTTTCTCTTAACAATCTTGAAGCTTCATAAAAGTCGACTAAAAGATACTTGAGTTGTCCTGAACCTTTTTCTGAGAACATTTAGGTCAAACATTAGAACAGGGAGGTGAGGGGACATTGCACTGATACAACAAAAGGTAATAGAGCTAAGTTAAACAAAGTCATTAACTGCTTTTTGATAACATACAGGAAACCAAACTCAAGCACCCGCCAAGGCATTACCTCAGGAAGCCACAGTTTCTAAAACTGCAAACAATTAAAAGTACCACATTAGATTACCATGGCTTTAAAGAAagacaatttattttctgtttgaggTTCTGAAAACTACAAGTTAGATTACACTCAAAAATCCAAAGATATAAAATCTAGTTCATTTATGAATCAGTGCATAAGAACTGTAATCACTATGCCTTACACTCAAGCAAATAACCTTCAGTACCTTTTCATAAAGCTTTCGTAGAAAGCAATTCTACAGCACTTCTTGCTCTTCAGTTTTAGTTACCGGTTACATGAATACTGTTTGACTGAGACACATTTCACACAATGGGTCCAAAGAGAACTGGCTCATGCTCTATGCCACTCCTATATAATGGGTCTACTTCCCCCACCTCTATCACAGCTACAAACTACCTACCAGCCAGCCTTTCCCAGTTGTCAACTTCAAAATTTCACTTCCTCCTAATTTCTGCTTCTGTCCATAGCAGGCATGGGGGGGCTTTTCTTCCAGGAACCTCTGGGCTCTGATATCATAGAACAACAAGGACCCTtgccctgtccccacagtgatGATGTGCTCGTAGAAGCTCACCGAGCGGATACCTGTCAAACAGAGAAGAGATGGACAGTGCAGTAAGGAACAGGGATGCTTTGGCTCTGTAGTGCTGTTGCTTCATGTCTAATATTAACTACTAGTATTCTCCAAAACACACAAGTTTTCCCACCGCTACAGAGCAGTGCAGACAAATCCCACTGATGCTATTGAAACCGCAGCTTTGATAGCCTACGTGACTACCCTACTTCCTTGAGACCATCAGCTACACCAATGGTTCATAATAAGAAGCTTCATCCTCACCAGTCCTCAGGTCTGCCAGCCAATTAGGGTCCAGAGAACCTTTGCTCTGTCTGCACAAGCCCTTAAGTGAATACACCAAGAGTAAGTACGTAGCAGCAGACAGAGGGAAGAACATCATGCTGTTTTCCTCCACGAGCTCACACCCTAACCTGCTAACCTGCAGTAAATGACCATCTGAGAAAAGAAAGTCCCAGCTGCCACCAAGTGCATTGTGCTGATCAACAGGCTAGCTGTAAGCAAGTGTAACCATAATAATCACCAGTCACTTTGCTGATAAGATACCTTCAGAACTATTAATGAGCCTGATCTGTCTCCACTCAAATATTCTCAAAGCACACCTGATTTTTAGCAGCTGGCATTTTTAGCACTTtagccaggaaagaaaacagaacaggaCTCTTGCCATCTAAACAACACTACCAGTTCCACCAGTACATGGGAAGGTACAGTTCAAACTAAACATTAGCACAATTCAGTTATTCCATTACATTGAACAGAATGTACATTTTGTTCTCACAAAATCTAAATTTGAAGTCTCAGCTAATCAAGGATCCCTTGGAACTAGGGGAGAATCTGAATGCAAGAATTTTCAACCTGCAAAACATCCTGTTATCTCCATTTATTGTGCAAATACTGTTCTGTGTAGCCACTCTACTCCAAACAACTCTTCCACGCAGGTTAAACTCCACCACATCTAcacttctccttccttcttgaCAGAATGCCAGGTTATAAACCCTAGGGCTTTTTAGGCTCTCTTTAGAGTACCACTGAATTACAGCCTAAACAAGCATTCAAACAGGAGAGGAAATACATGAGTTATGTCAGCTACATTCACATGCCAAGTGTTGTCACCACACCAGGCAGGGCTGAATGCCACAGAACTTGTATCATCTTGGACTATTCCCAGCAGTGCATGTGACAGCCGAGCTGCGGATGCAATCAGAGAGTTTCCTCTTCCCCTCTGTATCAAGTCCTAACAAGAAATAAGTCCTCATCCTTCTGCCTCTGCCACCGGATGTGACATCCACAGCCACCAGCATTCATGATGACTTAGAACAAGGCAAGTCCACATTGGCCTGCTCCAGATATGGGGTGAAGTCTTGGCTGTGAGCTTAATAGGTGGGAAACCACTGCCTCTCTACTGAAGTAGATGATGAGATTCATATAACAATCTTCACTTTAATTCAGAGAGCTACAAATGCACTTAAGATAGCAGAAGACCTTCCCCCCACCTCTATCACACAGATCTGGCTCTggcaaagaaacacagaaagctTTAAGCCCTCTGCAGTCAGCAAGAGCAGTCACTTGGATAAGAGAAGAAAGGCACAAGAGTGGACCTACTCTTATTTTTGCTCCAAGAAGTGATCTGGACAAGCCACCAGGAGAACACTTACTTCACAAACAGGTGATGGAGTATCAAGGCAGATGGCATTTACTTTTCAATTAAATGTATTCATAGAAAGCTATAAAATGCAGAAGAACTGTGGATCTTTCTCTAACCAAAGAAATTTACTGAAGAAATCCATGATGTACCCACTACTCAGAAAGTATTTAGAATAGGTTTTCaaaaacagcatttcagatTGTCTCCTAAGGGGCTGAAGTACCTCAGATTAATCATTCCCATCAAGCTAAAAGTACAGCCTGTGTGCCTAGAACCTATCACAGTAAGTTCTATACTCCCAGCCCACTACCACCTGTGGACCTAGGTAATTTAGGTAAGTATATTGAACCTCACTCCCATGCTGCAGGAATGGTCTACAGATCCcagaaagaaatgaagatgTAGTGTAATGTCCTAAACAAGAAATCAGAGTCTATGCCATACAAGCTCtgtctgctgccttcaggaCATGAAGAACAGGGCACATAACATGGCTCTGCAGGCCAGTCAAGCAGAGAGCAATTGCTTCTGTGGATCAAGTGCTACTGTCCAAAGTGCGCATTTCCCTTTACAGCTGCTATGAAAAACAACATTTACAAGATGTACGAAAAAGCGTTCATTGCTTTCTTGTGTAAACAGGGTCACAGCAGAGGAAAGCCAGCTCCAGCCTTACTGAGCCACCACCTTTCTGTGACCGGCTTTTGTATACAACACAAGTGAACTGAAGTTAACATGGACTCACCACATTCAGCAGGTGCATTTGGAAACTTAAAGCACATTCAGGTACCACTGCAAAGCACTTGAAATCAGATTTTAGTCCACAGATCAATAAAGACCCTGTTTTCTAAAAGTGCTACACCACTCCAAGTCCCAGGGAGATCAATATAAAGTGGAAACACTCGTATCTTGGAAATTACTGTTATTTATGTGCCTCCACCACCATGCCAAATAAAAAGATGCACCTACtctgcagaagagaaaacagcCCTGAACAAAGGCTTTCTCCAGACATGAACTGGAGAAACCCCTCAAAATATTCCCTATACATATTATTCCCCAATATGGAAGATCACATCTTGAGGCAGGTTTCAGGCAGCAGCCACCACTGGGCACCACACTGCAGTGTCTGGGTGAGGACCTGGACAGAATCCTCACTAACAGCAAGTGAGGACAAGCAGTCTTGCTGGTAAGATGTTCAGGTGATTTCTCCTGACATTATACATACTTCTCCCATAACTGAAAGCAACAGACCCTGACACTGATCTGGACAACACTGCTCAGTAACTGCATAAATAAAACTTTCCAATCTTTGCCGACATACGTCCTCCTCTGGTAACCTGCTTGAAGAAGAGATGGAAGCCCAGAGACAAGCTAAGTAAGGACTGCAACTTACTGGTCTGGGATTAATATAGGACTCACTGTGCCTTCTCATGCCTGATAGTAAAAATAGGGAGAGAGCTTTATGGGACCATGCACTTTGCAAGCCCTCAGGCCTGGCCCTGGTATAAGGTTCAACTGGACATACTGCATGcatgagaaaaggaaatagCATTCAAATCACACAGAAAATCAGGAGCCTCAGTCATGGCTTTAAAATTACAAAGCAAGCTTTCCCTCACAGCACATACTCCCAATAAGGTAGCACAAAGCAGACAACATACCTTTTTTCTAATTCATAGAGAAGAATGCAAGAACAGTATAAATAGTGGTTAAAAGACTACATTTGCTTTGAGATGATAAAAAACAGAATAAGAGCCAgtaaaaaatacacagaagtAAAAATGCACACTTTTGAAAGTTCAGTAATATCTGGATGGTTTACAATTGAGTTGCTCCTAATGGCAGTGATGTTGCCCTTCATTAGATTTCAAAGCTGGTCACATGTGGTTTGTTGGTTGCTCCACGTATACTGTCACAAACCCAAATCTATACATGAACTGCTAATTATTTAGCCAATCACTAAAAAGTGCTTCCTGTGCATTAGAAGCTTGACTGACCACAGTTTTAACAGCTACTTCTGCAAGCAAACCATTTGAAGCACCTTTCACAGGTTTCTTACCGCTGCCTCGTTCTTTAGAACAGACGGATTTAACATTGTGAGAAGGCTGCCTTGGATCCAGAAAAGAGACATGTGCCTGTGATCCCACTGCGTACACTGACCACTCCTGACCATAAGCCAAACACACGTTCTCCCTGCAGTATGGCAACTTTGTGGAAAGtaactggaaagagaaaaaataaaaatcaaactgtTACAAGAAAAGACGAAGGTCTTAACAAAACAGTTTTGTAAACTATGTTCTAGGAAGctgcaaggaaataaaacacaaaatgcaGGTGAAAAATAAGacccagaaggaaaaatcctgaaagcAATGGCATGCCTTATCTGAAGCAAACTGAGACAATAAAGGCCAAAGCCAAGAAAAATAGACATTTCAATAAATTGCTTTAGATCCTTCTAAGCTGCTGCTATATCTTTAGCAGGTGCACAGCAACTTCAGCTCTCAGCTGAAAAAGCATATCACATTCATTAGGTGTGATTTGCCATTACACTTAAATAAATGCAACTTCCTTTATGAATTCTACTGATCAAGTATCCACCGTACTCCATGCAACATTTCACTTCAGCTAACCCAAAACTAGCAGAAAGTTAAGAATGCTTCCTGTCCTCTCAATTAAGGGAAGTGTGGAGCTTCTCTCCTCTTCAAGCTTAAAATTTCAGGACATTTCATTTTACATAGAACTTTAAAGTGTTTTACAAACACTGCTGCTCTTCAAGTATTCGAAGGAAATCAAGAATAGTGAACAGCCTTAACTGCTTGCAGTTTTTGAAGTTTAACtccaacaaacagaaaagcaccTTTGACAGCGTGTGCTCTGCTTTCCAAAGATGAAAATACCCAtccagggacacagctcccaACTCCtattagaaggaaaataaaaagaagagagTTAGTTTCTGTATTATAGCTATCCTTACAAACTCATACTCTAATCTAGGCAGGCTGCAGAGTCTGGATTGAATTCATCCATAATCCTGTAAAGGCTCTATcaagataatttttattttatactgaTCTTCATAGAATGGTATACAGTACTTCAGGTGTCAAGTAGAATCTAAATTAGCAAAAGAGTAAATAATAACTTTCAAAACTATAAATTTTGCTAGGCAATCAAATAATGAATTATGAGACAGTACAATCTAGAGTTGACAATTCTCTTCAGCAGGTCCCACACTGATTCTAACCCTCAAGGAAGTTTCAGGCACTACTCTACTGAAAAAGTTACATCAAGTTTCAATCATGGAGGAGTAGCTAACAGCTATTGTGAAAAATAAAGCCTACAGGATCACTGTGCTTCAGACAGCACTCCCACCTTTGCTTCAGACCTCTTCTGTTCTTTGAGTgcaggaggggagaaaaaaaaagtggtgaaGGATGAATTGCTATGAATTGCTACACCCACTAGTAATAACAGGAGATCAGGATGGGGGAGATTGACCTTTACTGTTTGTCAAATaccaaccaaccaaaataaccccaaagcATGCGCTAGTGCCTGCCCTGTGAGTCAGTCACCTCATCTGCTGAGCAATACAGAAAGGATTCAGCCATTGAAACAGGAACTGTTAAATGTTAGCTGGTCTTCACAGAAtgtgaaggaaagcagaaagagcACTAAAGAATGGGATTCAAGCTGCAAGAGATGTTTTGGTGCTTTCTTGGCTTcttgtaaatatttctttactCCCTTGCTTAGGATGCAAATCtaaaatcaaacccacaggaaaACTTTGCCTTCTAAAATGTctggagttgtttttttttcccttctggacTCCTCCATTCACTTGGGGCAGAAGCAGACGTTGCAGATTAAAACCACTGCCTCAAAAGACAAGGATGCAAAATAATCAGAGAAAAACATATTAACTTGCTACTATGGCATATTCTATTTAGCTAACTTTTTAGTTTTTCCTATACACAGGGACAGTTTTAGGACTTCTCAACTGTTTTCCTTGTCTTACTGACCTTGTTCTTATTGTTGAAAGCCAATGCTCGGACTTTGCAATTGTCAGGATTGGTGTTCTCCTTGGGGATATCCTTCAGAGCGCTGTGTGTTATGTGGGCATAGACAGGAACTTGAGAGAGATTGTGCCTGGCATCACTTTTGGATAACACATCCTCTGTGACTTCCCAGAGACCCATCGAACCATCCCGGGAACCTGATGAATAGTCCACACATGAATAGTCCATTCCACATATACAGAACTCCTCTTTTCTAAGAAAAGGATTAATCAATAGGGTCTGAAAAAAAGGATACTCTTAGTTTAATCTAACAGAACACGCTGTTAGTTAGCCCATATGTTAACAAAAGGATGATTTTACTGAGCTGTAAAGTTCAGAATGTTATGAACTCACTGTCAGCTGTCTCTATGGTTTCCAAGCAGCCAGACCAtctcatatatttttaaactaattaGGATGCATCAAAACCCACAACCCTGTGCAACAACCATCATCTCATATACAGAATGAACTCAGAAGTGACTGAACAATATAGCTTCAGCCTGAGCCTGTCACTCTCAGCCTTGGTAAACCAGTCTGTTAAACCAATGCAAAATATCTCCACAAAAACCTCAGCTGGGTTTATGCCAATTTGGGTTTACTTGATTTCTGTCAGTATGCTTATGGCTGAGTACACAGTAATTTGTGAGCTGAacacaaacatttatttctaaTCACAGTTGTACCACTTTGGATTAAATCtatcagaaaaattatttcactaaAACCTGTGCCACTTCTTTCTTAAAGAATGTAACTTAGCTTAAACAGACAAtaactcattttatttttctactaaATTGGAAGACATTCATCTAAGATATGAATCACTAATGTTAAGAACACTGGATCAAGAAAGCTGAATGCCTCTGGTTCACTGATCAATACAGACTTAATCCAAGACCTTATACA
This window encodes:
- the DCAF12 gene encoding DDB1- and CUL4-associated factor 12 encodes the protein MARKTVSRKRKAAVAAAAGTGGLQGEQYGWDHSVHKRKRLPPVKRSLVYYVKGREVRMQNESSYHRLLHGYAAQQLPSLLKEREFHLGTLNKVFASQWLNHRQVVCGTKCNTLFVVDVQTGQITKIPILKDREPGMVNQQGCGIHAIEINPSRTLLATGGDNPNSLAIYRLPTLDPVCVGDDGHKDWIFSIAWISDTMAVSGSRDGSMGLWEVTEDVLSKSDARHNLSQVPVYAHITHSALKDIPKENTNPDNCKVRALAFNNKNKELGAVSLDGYFHLWKAEHTLSKLLSTKLPYCRENVCLAYGQEWSVYAVGSQAHVSFLDPRQPSHNVKSVCSKERGSGIRSVSFYEHIITVGTGQGSLLFYDIRAQRFLEEKPPHACYGQKQKLGGSEILKLTTGKGWLNHDETWRNYFSDINYFPNAVYTHCYDSSGMKLFVAGGPLPSGLHGNYAGLWS